The following are encoded together in the Streptomyces sp. NBC_00341 genome:
- a CDS encoding ABC transporter family substrate-binding protein — protein MRRTTLIAIAAAVSATLAVSGCDSSDGDGKAPRKQAAPKADGQSINAHPVSDLKQGGSLRFGIDQWITQYNINQVDGQQGDAQDIITAVLPDLFDSDAKGAIHANPNFLVSAKVTSTRPQVVEYQLNPEAKWSDGKPLSWKDFQAQWKALNGSDEAFEAVDTSGYEQISKVEQGSGAHGVKITFSSPYADWQRLFDPLYPASYIDTPEKFNKGWSQKALVTASSFKVGRYDRTAQTITLVPDPKWWGDKPKLDSVVYRVIDSAAETEAYLNKEIDQAPALLPEDYKRLVKAPDTDIRRGARWDEVHITLNGGRGPLKDVEVRHAVSAAINRDGVNESFSKDLSFELKPLNNHFFMPNQEGYQDNSSEFDKYDPEKAKKLLDAAGWKDQGEGKPRTKGGKQLTVDYTLSAGSTSSATDQAELVQQMLGAVGIKVSIKQVPANDYFNKFVNTGNFDIVSFRNVDAVYQTMLTPVFISPKGKNLFQNFGSVGSPKIDALLKKAAGTTDHAEAVKLYNEADVEIWKLGHSIELYQRPQIDAVRKGLANFGASGLGDTDYAKVGWLK, from the coding sequence ATGCGCAGAACCACCCTGATCGCCATCGCCGCAGCCGTGTCGGCCACCCTGGCGGTGAGTGGCTGCGATTCCTCCGACGGGGACGGAAAGGCGCCCAGGAAGCAGGCGGCGCCCAAGGCCGACGGGCAGAGCATCAACGCCCACCCGGTGAGCGATCTGAAGCAGGGCGGGTCACTGCGGTTCGGCATCGATCAGTGGATCACGCAGTACAACATCAACCAGGTCGACGGCCAGCAGGGCGACGCCCAGGACATCATCACGGCCGTGCTCCCCGACCTGTTCGACTCCGACGCCAAGGGCGCGATCCACGCCAACCCGAACTTCCTCGTGTCGGCGAAGGTCACCTCGACCAGGCCCCAGGTGGTGGAGTACCAGCTCAACCCGGAGGCCAAGTGGTCCGACGGCAAGCCGCTGAGCTGGAAGGACTTCCAGGCCCAGTGGAAGGCGCTGAACGGCTCCGACGAGGCCTTCGAAGCCGTCGACACCTCGGGCTACGAGCAGATCTCCAAGGTCGAGCAGGGCTCCGGCGCACACGGCGTGAAGATCACCTTCTCCTCGCCGTACGCCGACTGGCAGCGCCTCTTCGACCCGCTGTACCCGGCGTCGTACATCGACACCCCGGAGAAGTTCAACAAGGGCTGGTCGCAGAAGGCCCTGGTGACCGCCAGCTCCTTCAAGGTCGGCAGGTACGACAGGACCGCGCAGACCATCACCCTCGTCCCGGACCCCAAGTGGTGGGGTGACAAGCCGAAGCTGGATTCGGTGGTCTACCGCGTCATCGACTCGGCGGCGGAGACCGAGGCGTATCTCAACAAGGAGATCGACCAGGCACCCGCGCTGCTTCCCGAGGACTACAAGCGCCTGGTCAAGGCCCCGGACACCGACATCAGGCGAGGGGCGCGCTGGGACGAGGTGCACATCACCCTCAACGGCGGTCGCGGTCCGCTGAAGGACGTGGAGGTGCGGCACGCCGTCTCTGCGGCGATCAACCGGGACGGTGTCAACGAGAGCTTCAGCAAGGACCTCTCCTTCGAACTGAAGCCGCTGAACAACCACTTCTTCATGCCGAACCAGGAGGGGTACCAGGACAACTCCAGCGAGTTCGACAAGTACGACCCCGAGAAGGCGAAGAAGCTGCTGGACGCGGCGGGCTGGAAGGACCAGGGAGAGGGCAAGCCGCGCACCAAGGGCGGCAAGCAGCTCACGGTCGACTACACCCTGAGCGCGGGGTCCACGTCGTCCGCGACGGACCAGGCCGAGCTGGTGCAGCAGATGCTCGGCGCGGTCGGCATCAAGGTGAGCATCAAGCAGGTCCCGGCGAACGACTACTTCAACAAGTTCGTCAACACCGGCAACTTCGACATCGTCAGCTTCCGTAACGTCGACGCCGTCTACCAGACGATGCTGACCCCCGTCTTCATCAGCCCCAAGGGGAAGAACCTCTTCCAGAACTTCGGCTCGGTCGGCTCCCCGAAGATCGACGCGCTGCTGAAGAAGGCCGCCGGAACCACCGATCACGCCGAGGCCGTCAAGCTGTACAACGAGGCCGACGTCGAGATCTGGAAGCTCGGCCACTCCATCGAGCTCTACCAGCGCCCGCAGATCGACGCGGTCCGCAAGGGCCTGGCCAACTTCGGCGCGTCCGGACTGGGCGACACGGACTACGCCAAGGTCGGCTGGCTCAAGTAG
- a CDS encoding ABC transporter permease produces MAAFLAKRLAYYVVLLLAAVCLSYLLASLALDPRAYYEGRQPPLSPVSVDHHLTALGVNDHQPLLSRFTSWAGQVAHGNLGQTIDGTSVGEEFGRRIGVSLRLLLLGTVFGTVIGVLAGAWTAIRQYRLSDRLTTVASFVLLSTPVFLLAVLLKIGAIWFNQRTGTDVIKFTGEKSPGVDSGFWTVLKDRSVHLLLPTVSIALGTIASYSRYQRSTMLDVLGSDYLRTAQAKGLTRNAALFKHGLRTALIPMSTYFSYGFLALFTGATFTETIFGWHGMGEWFVSSVGKNDVNSVVAVNVFAAVMVLLSGFLADVLHAALDPRIRNA; encoded by the coding sequence GTGGCCGCGTTCCTGGCCAAGCGACTCGCCTACTACGTGGTCCTGTTGCTGGCCGCCGTCTGTCTCTCGTACCTGCTGGCCTCACTGGCGCTCGATCCGCGCGCGTACTACGAGGGGCGGCAACCGCCGCTGTCGCCGGTCTCCGTCGACCACCACCTCACCGCGCTCGGGGTCAACGACCACCAGCCGCTGCTCTCCCGCTTCACCAGCTGGGCCGGGCAGGTCGCGCACGGGAACCTCGGGCAGACCATCGACGGCACCTCGGTGGGGGAGGAGTTCGGGCGCCGGATCGGGGTCAGCCTGCGGCTGCTGCTGCTCGGCACCGTCTTCGGGACCGTGATCGGCGTACTGGCGGGCGCCTGGACGGCCATCCGTCAGTACCGGCTCTCCGACCGGCTGACCACCGTGGCCTCGTTCGTCCTCCTGTCGACGCCCGTGTTCCTGCTGGCCGTCCTGCTGAAGATCGGGGCCATCTGGTTCAACCAGCGCACCGGCACCGACGTCATCAAGTTCACCGGAGAGAAGAGCCCCGGAGTGGACTCCGGATTCTGGACCGTGCTCAAGGACCGGTCGGTGCACCTGCTGCTGCCGACCGTCTCCATCGCGCTCGGCACCATCGCGAGCTACAGCCGCTACCAGCGCTCCACCATGCTCGACGTCCTCGGCTCCGACTATCTGCGCACCGCCCAGGCCAAGGGACTCACCCGCAACGCCGCCCTGTTCAAGCACGGCCTGCGCACCGCCCTCATCCCCATGTCGACGTACTTCAGCTACGGATTCCTGGCCCTGTTCACCGGCGCCACCTTCACCGAGACGATCTTCGGCTGGCACGGGATGGGCGAATGGTTCGTCTCCTCCGTCGGCAAGAACGACGTCAACTCCGTCGTCGCCGTCAACGTGTTCGCCGCCGTGATGGTCCTGCTGTCCGGCTTCCTCGCGGATGTTCTGCATGCCGCGCTCGACCCGCGCATCCGGAACGCCTGA
- a CDS encoding ABC transporter permease, whose amino-acid sequence MTAVIETAADAAAGGAEPPRPAGRAGVVLRRFVHNRGALAGGAVLLLLFVLAFAGPLVSHWDYSHIDYTALREGPDSRHWWGTNRIGQDVFAQTVRGLQKSLLIGLMVALFSTVLASLAGACAGYFGGWTDRLLMFGIDLLLVFPAFLIIAIISPRLRGGGWIAFVGLLAVFGWMITARVVRSMTLSLKEREFVQAARYMGVGPFRVIWRHILPNVASFLIIDATIAVGGAVMSETALSYFGFGVQSPDVSLGTLIASTTGGAVTYPWMFFFPAGLLIVFVLAVNLAGDGLRDALDPTGGHGRSASPTAKKNKKEKGR is encoded by the coding sequence ATGACCGCTGTCATAGAGACCGCCGCGGACGCCGCCGCCGGGGGAGCAGAGCCGCCGCGCCCCGCCGGGCGGGCGGGCGTGGTGCTGCGCCGTTTCGTACACAACCGCGGGGCGCTCGCCGGAGGGGCCGTCCTGCTGCTGCTCTTCGTGCTCGCCTTCGCCGGACCGCTGGTCAGCCACTGGGACTACAGCCACATCGACTACACCGCGCTGCGCGAGGGACCGGACAGCCGGCACTGGTGGGGGACCAACCGGATCGGCCAGGACGTCTTCGCCCAGACGGTCCGCGGGCTGCAGAAGTCGTTGCTGATCGGCCTGATGGTGGCGTTGTTCTCGACCGTGCTGGCCTCCCTGGCCGGTGCCTGCGCGGGCTACTTCGGCGGCTGGACCGACCGGCTGCTGATGTTCGGCATCGACCTGCTGCTGGTCTTCCCGGCCTTCCTGATCATCGCGATCATCTCGCCCAGGCTGCGGGGCGGCGGCTGGATCGCCTTCGTCGGGCTGCTCGCGGTCTTCGGCTGGATGATCACCGCACGGGTGGTGCGCTCGATGACGCTCTCCCTCAAGGAACGCGAATTCGTCCAGGCCGCCCGGTACATGGGCGTCGGCCCCTTCCGCGTCATCTGGCGCCACATCCTGCCGAACGTCGCCTCCTTCCTCATCATCGACGCGACCATCGCGGTGGGCGGAGCCGTGATGAGTGAGACGGCGCTCTCCTACTTCGGCTTCGGGGTGCAGTCGCCCGACGTGTCGCTCGGCACGCTGATCGCCTCCACGACCGGCGGCGCGGTGACGTACCCGTGGATGTTCTTCTTCCCCGCCGGGCTGCTCATCGTCTTCGTCCTCGCCGTGAACCTGGCCGGTGACGGACTGCGCGACGCGCTCGACCCGACCGGCGGACACGGCCGCAGCGCTTCCCCCACCGCGAAGAAGAACAAGAAGGAGAAGGGCCGATGA
- a CDS encoding dipeptide ABC transporter ATP-binding protein translates to MSTTDVLEVTDLAVDFGGVAAVRGVGFTLRRGEVLGLVGESGSGKSATALAVMGLLPSGAGVRGSVRLAAGGDGSGTTELVGADDRVLSSVRGNRIGMVFQDPLSAFTPVYRIGDQIAEAIRAHRTVSRERARAEAVELLDLVGIPEPRTRAQAFPHEFSGGMRQRAMIAMAIANDPDVIVADEPTTALDVTVQAQVLDVLRTAQHETGAALLLVSHDLGVIAGAADRVAVMYAGRIVETAPAAELFRRPRMPYTLGLIGAVPRIDGPSDVLVPIPGSPPAAGRLPRGCAFAPRCPLAEDRCTAAEPPLAGPGATEDGGDGGGHLAACVRADEIAGRELSPAEVFPVPAIPPRGRPPGDPVLRVTGLTKTFPVLKGTAFKRRVGSIHAVDGVDLDIRAGETLALVGESGSGKSTTLFELLNLVRPEGGEIELFGRSLDGLSNRDRKALRGRVQIVFQDPMASLDPRMTVGDIVAEPLRAQRADRATVARRIPELLRQVGLEPEHAGRFPHEFSGGQRQRVGIARALSVEPELLVLDEPVSALDVSVQAGVVNLLQRLKAELGLAYLFVSHDLSVVRHIADRVSVVYLGRTVESGTAEEVFGHPAHPYTRALLSAVPLPDPERERRRARILLPGDPPSPGRRHEGCRFRSRCPVYAELDGRERGRCESEVPVTDRTRHTAACHFPRKTVPA, encoded by the coding sequence ATGAGCACGACCGACGTACTGGAGGTGACGGACCTCGCCGTCGACTTCGGCGGTGTGGCGGCCGTGCGCGGTGTCGGCTTCACCCTGCGCCGGGGCGAAGTGCTCGGCCTGGTGGGGGAGTCGGGGTCCGGGAAGTCGGCCACCGCCCTCGCCGTGATGGGGCTGCTGCCGTCCGGCGCGGGCGTACGGGGATCCGTCCGGCTCGCGGCCGGCGGCGACGGGAGCGGGACGACCGAGCTCGTCGGGGCCGACGACCGCGTGCTCTCCTCGGTACGCGGCAACCGCATCGGCATGGTCTTCCAGGACCCGCTCTCCGCCTTCACCCCCGTGTACCGGATCGGCGACCAGATCGCCGAGGCCATCCGCGCCCACCGCACCGTCTCCCGCGAACGCGCCCGCGCCGAAGCCGTGGAGCTGCTGGACCTCGTCGGCATACCCGAACCCCGGACCCGGGCGCAGGCCTTCCCCCACGAGTTCTCCGGCGGCATGCGGCAGCGGGCCATGATCGCGATGGCCATCGCCAACGACCCGGACGTCATCGTCGCCGACGAGCCGACGACCGCCCTCGACGTCACCGTCCAGGCCCAGGTCCTGGACGTCCTGCGCACCGCCCAGCACGAGACCGGCGCCGCGCTGCTGCTGGTCAGCCACGACCTCGGGGTGATCGCCGGGGCGGCCGACCGGGTCGCGGTGATGTACGCCGGCCGCATCGTGGAGACCGCACCGGCGGCGGAGCTCTTCCGGCGCCCCCGGATGCCGTACACCCTCGGACTGATCGGCGCGGTGCCCCGGATCGACGGCCCGTCCGACGTGCTGGTCCCCATCCCCGGCTCCCCGCCCGCGGCGGGCCGGCTGCCGCGGGGCTGCGCCTTCGCGCCGCGCTGCCCGCTGGCCGAGGACCGCTGCACGGCCGCGGAACCGCCGCTGGCCGGGCCCGGCGCAACCGAGGACGGCGGCGACGGCGGCGGGCACCTCGCCGCCTGCGTACGCGCCGACGAGATCGCCGGCCGCGAGCTCTCCCCGGCCGAGGTCTTCCCCGTGCCGGCGATCCCGCCCCGCGGCCGGCCGCCCGGCGACCCGGTCCTGCGCGTCACCGGGCTCACCAAGACCTTCCCCGTCCTCAAGGGCACCGCGTTCAAGCGGCGCGTCGGCAGCATCCACGCCGTGGACGGCGTCGACCTCGACATCCGGGCCGGTGAGACGCTCGCCCTGGTCGGTGAATCCGGTTCCGGGAAATCCACCACCCTGTTCGAACTGCTGAACCTCGTCCGCCCGGAGGGAGGCGAGATCGAGCTGTTCGGACGCTCGCTCGACGGACTCTCCAACCGCGACCGCAAAGCACTGCGCGGCCGGGTCCAGATCGTCTTCCAGGACCCCATGGCCAGCCTCGACCCCCGGATGACGGTCGGGGACATCGTCGCCGAACCCCTGCGCGCCCAGCGCGCCGACCGGGCCACCGTGGCCCGGCGGATCCCCGAACTGCTCAGGCAGGTGGGCCTCGAACCGGAGCACGCGGGGCGGTTCCCGCACGAGTTCTCGGGCGGACAGCGCCAGCGCGTCGGGATCGCCCGCGCGCTCTCCGTCGAACCCGAACTGCTGGTGCTGGACGAGCCGGTGTCGGCGCTCGACGTGTCCGTGCAGGCGGGGGTGGTCAACCTGCTCCAGCGGCTCAAGGCCGAGCTGGGGCTCGCCTATCTCTTCGTCTCGCACGATCTGTCGGTGGTGCGGCACATCGCGGACCGGGTGAGCGTGGTCTACCTCGGCCGTACGGTCGAGTCGGGCACCGCGGAGGAGGTCTTCGGGCACCCGGCGCACCCGTACACCCGGGCCCTGCTCTCGGCCGTGCCGCTGCCCGACCCGGAGCGTGAGCGCCGACGGGCCAGGATCCTGCTGCCGGGCGACCCGCCGAGTCCGGGCCGCCGGCACGAGGGCTGCCGGTTCCGCTCGCGCTGCCCGGTCTACGCGGAGCTGGACGGGCGCGAGCGCGGGCGCTGCGAGAGCGAGGTGCCGGTCACGGACCGGACGCGCCACACGGCCGCGTGCCACTTCCCGCGGAAGACCGTGCCGGCCTGA
- a CDS encoding multidrug efflux SMR transporter: MAWLLVVVAGLLETGFAVCLKLSHGFTRLWPTIAFCVFALGSFGLLTMSLKKLDVGPAYAVWTGIGAAGTAIYGMIFLDDVVSTLKLISISLVILGVIGLQLSGSSH, encoded by the coding sequence ATGGCGTGGCTGCTGGTCGTGGTCGCGGGACTTCTGGAGACGGGCTTCGCCGTCTGTCTGAAGCTCTCGCACGGCTTCACCCGGCTCTGGCCGACCATCGCGTTCTGCGTCTTCGCGCTCGGCAGCTTCGGTCTGCTGACCATGTCGTTGAAGAAGCTCGACGTCGGGCCCGCCTACGCGGTGTGGACCGGCATCGGGGCTGCGGGCACCGCCATCTACGGCATGATCTTCCTCGACGACGTGGTCTCCACGCTCAAGCTGATCTCGATCTCGCTGGTGATCCTCGGCGTGATCGGTCTCCAGCTCTCGGGGTCCTCGCACTGA
- the rsgA gene encoding ribosome small subunit-dependent GTPase A: protein MRRYGKNPDEDDIRVRPNRKGNRPRTHTRPKHEDAEDGMVLTVDRGRLTCLVEGRTVIAMKARELGRKAAVVGDTVSIVGDLSGDKDTLARIVRIGERRSVLRRTADDDDPFERVVVANADQLAIVTALADPEPRPRMIDRCLVAAYDGGLSPLLVLTKSDLASPDKLLEAYTPLGVPFIVTNREELENGDAAERVREQLNDRVTAFVGHSGVGKTTLVNALVPKDRRRTTGVVNAVTGRGRHTTTSALALPLPDYRGWVIDTPGVRSFGLHHIDPSRVINAFPDLQPGTEECPRGCTHDSQQPECALDAWVAAGHADPARLDSLRRLLSTRERREGD, encoded by the coding sequence ATGCGCCGCTACGGCAAGAACCCCGACGAGGACGACATCCGGGTCCGCCCCAACCGCAAGGGCAACCGCCCCCGTACGCATACCCGCCCCAAGCACGAGGACGCCGAGGACGGCATGGTCCTCACCGTCGACAGAGGCCGCCTCACCTGTCTCGTCGAGGGCCGCACGGTCATCGCGATGAAGGCCCGCGAGCTGGGCCGCAAGGCCGCCGTGGTGGGCGACACCGTCTCCATCGTCGGTGACCTGTCCGGCGACAAGGACACCCTCGCCCGGATCGTCCGGATCGGTGAACGCCGCTCGGTGCTGCGCCGGACGGCTGACGACGACGATCCGTTCGAACGGGTGGTGGTCGCCAACGCCGACCAGCTCGCGATCGTCACCGCGCTGGCCGATCCGGAGCCCCGCCCGCGCATGATCGACCGATGTCTGGTCGCCGCGTACGACGGCGGGCTCTCGCCCCTCCTGGTGCTGACCAAGTCCGATCTGGCCTCCCCGGACAAGCTGCTGGAGGCGTACACCCCGCTGGGCGTGCCGTTCATCGTCACCAACCGCGAGGAGCTGGAGAACGGCGACGCGGCGGAGCGGGTCCGCGAGCAGCTGAACGACCGGGTGACCGCCTTCGTCGGGCACTCCGGTGTCGGAAAGACGACGCTGGTCAACGCCCTGGTACCGAAGGACAGACGGCGTACCACCGGAGTCGTCAACGCGGTCACCGGACGCGGCCGCCACACCACCACCTCCGCGCTGGCGCTCCCGCTGCCCGACTACCGGGGCTGGGTGATCGACACCCCCGGCGTCCGCTCCTTCGGACTGCACCACATCGACCCGTCCCGGGTCATCAACGCCTTCCCCGACCTCCAGCCCGGCACCGAGGAGTGCCCGCGCGGCTGCACCCACGACAGCCAGCAACCGGAATGCGCGCTGGACGCCTGGGTGGCGGCGGGGCACGCCGATCCGGCGCGGCTGGACTCACTGCGCCGGCTGCTCTCCACCCGGGAGCGACGCGAAGGCGACTGA
- the aroA gene encoding 3-phosphoshikimate 1-carboxyvinyltransferase, whose translation MTESSVHPALWPAPHASGAVDATVTVPGSKSVTNRALVLAALSSEPGWLRRPLRSRDTLLMADALRAMGVGIEETVSSSSSVAGGPDGSGEAWRVIPAGLHGPVTVDVGNAGTVMRFLPPVAALADGQVRFDGDPRSYERPLTGVIDALRVLGARIDDDGRGSLPMTVHGGGALDGGPVAIDASSSSQFVSALLLSAPRFNQGVEVRHTGARLPSMPHIRMTVDMLRAVGAQVDEPETGGEPNVWRVSPSALLGRDLTIEPDLSNAQPFLAAALVTGGRVTVPDWPQRTTQPGDALREIFTAMGGSCELTEQGLTFTGSGRIHGIDVDLGEVGELTPGIAAVAALADSPSTLSGVAHLRLHETDRLAALTKEINELGGEVTETADGLHIRPRPLHGGTFHTYDDHRMATAGAVIGLAVPGVEIENVATTAKTLPDFPQMWTGMLGA comes from the coding sequence ATGACCGAAAGCTCCGTGCACCCCGCCCTCTGGCCCGCCCCTCACGCGAGCGGAGCCGTCGACGCGACCGTCACCGTGCCCGGATCGAAGTCGGTCACCAATCGCGCCCTGGTGCTGGCCGCGCTCTCCTCCGAGCCCGGCTGGCTGCGCCGGCCGCTGCGCTCCCGCGACACCCTGCTGATGGCGGACGCGCTGCGCGCGATGGGCGTCGGCATCGAGGAGACGGTGTCCTCCAGCTCATCGGTCGCGGGCGGCCCGGACGGCTCCGGCGAGGCCTGGCGCGTCATCCCGGCGGGTCTGCACGGCCCGGTCACCGTCGACGTCGGCAACGCCGGCACCGTCATGCGCTTCCTGCCCCCGGTGGCGGCCCTCGCGGACGGCCAGGTCCGCTTCGACGGCGACCCGCGCTCCTACGAACGGCCGCTGACCGGAGTGATCGACGCCCTGCGGGTGCTCGGTGCCCGGATCGACGACGACGGCCGCGGTTCGCTGCCGATGACGGTGCACGGTGGCGGCGCGCTGGACGGCGGCCCCGTCGCGATCGACGCGTCCTCGTCCTCCCAGTTCGTCTCGGCGCTGCTGCTTTCGGCGCCGCGCTTCAACCAGGGCGTGGAGGTGCGCCACACCGGCGCCCGGCTCCCGTCCATGCCGCACATCCGGATGACCGTCGACATGCTGCGGGCGGTCGGCGCCCAGGTCGACGAGCCCGAGACGGGCGGCGAACCGAACGTCTGGCGGGTCTCCCCCTCCGCCCTGCTCGGCCGCGACCTGACCATCGAGCCGGACCTCTCCAACGCGCAGCCGTTCCTGGCCGCCGCACTGGTCACCGGCGGTCGGGTCACCGTGCCGGACTGGCCGCAGCGCACCACGCAGCCCGGTGACGCGCTGCGCGAGATCTTCACCGCGATGGGCGGCAGCTGCGAGCTGACCGAGCAGGGGCTCACCTTCACCGGCTCCGGCCGGATCCACGGCATCGACGTCGACCTCGGCGAGGTCGGCGAGCTGACCCCGGGCATCGCGGCGGTCGCGGCCCTGGCCGACTCCCCCTCCACCCTGAGCGGCGTGGCCCATCTGCGGCTGCACGAGACGGACCGACTCGCCGCGCTCACCAAGGAGATCAACGAGCTGGGCGGTGAGGTCACCGAGACCGCCGACGGCCTCCACATCCGGCCGAGGCCGCTGCACGGCGGTACCTTCCATACGTACGACGACCACCGGATGGCCACCGCCGGGGCCGTCATCGGCCTTGCCGTCCCCGGAGTGGAGATCGAGAACGTGGCGACGACCGCCAAGACCCTGCCCGACTTCCCGCAGATGTGGACCGGAATGCTCGGGGCCTGA
- a CDS encoding M50 family metallopeptidase, whose amino-acid sequence MDSTDLGNLWDRVFGTQPAPDQWLVVVTATAALIAVVPNVIWRLTRNAITIAHEGGHGLIALLSGRQLSGIRLHSDTSGLTVSRGKPTGIGMVLTAAAGYTAPPLLGLGGAWLLADGRITLLLWLATALLAVMLVMIRNVYGALTVIFTGSLFLLMSWLASPDWQSLFAYSAVWFLLLGGVRPAFELQSKRRHGGAPDSDADQLSRLTDVPAALWLFLFHAVSLCSLIGGGRWLLGL is encoded by the coding sequence ATGGACAGCACCGATCTCGGCAATCTCTGGGACCGCGTCTTCGGCACCCAGCCGGCCCCCGATCAGTGGCTGGTCGTGGTGACCGCCACGGCCGCGCTCATCGCTGTCGTGCCGAACGTCATATGGCGGCTGACCCGCAACGCGATCACCATCGCCCACGAGGGCGGTCACGGACTGATCGCGCTGCTCAGCGGGCGTCAGCTGTCGGGCATCCGGCTGCACTCCGACACCAGCGGGCTGACGGTGAGCCGGGGCAAGCCGACCGGCATCGGCATGGTCCTCACCGCGGCGGCGGGCTACACCGCCCCGCCGCTGCTCGGGCTCGGCGGCGCCTGGCTGCTGGCCGACGGCCGGATCACGCTGCTGCTCTGGCTGGCCACGGCGCTGCTCGCGGTGATGCTGGTGATGATCCGCAATGTGTACGGGGCGCTGACGGTGATCTTCACCGGTTCGCTCTTCCTGCTGATGTCGTGGCTGGCCTCACCCGACTGGCAGTCGCTGTTCGCGTACAGCGCGGTCTGGTTCCTGCTGCTGGGCGGGGTGCGTCCGGCGTTCGAGCTGCAGTCCAAGCGGCGGCACGGCGGTGCGCCGGACTCGGACGCGGACCAGCTGTCCCGGCTGACGGACGTACCGGCCGCGCTGTGGCTGTTCCTGTTCCACGCCGTGTCGCTCTGCTCGCTGATCGGCGGCGGGCGCTGGCTGCTGGGTCTGTGA
- a CDS encoding SOS response-associated peptidase: MCGRYAASRRPEDLTGLFHVEKWEPAETLEPDYNVAPTKEVYAVLERPVKDADDQRPVRQLRALKWGLVPSWAKTPEGGARMINARAETVHEKPSFRRPFVSRRCILPADGYYEWVTGSEERQLEEKGRKKRPRKQPYFVTPADGSVFAMAGLYEFWRDRTLPDDHPQAWWVTCSVITTEAETSPLAVAPAEGPAALADIHPRMPLMLTPDRWDDWLDPSRTDVEELRGLLAPPPGGLMRAYPVATAVSNVRNNGPELLDELAAPEVGTLF; this comes from the coding sequence ATGTGCGGACGGTATGCAGCGAGTCGGCGGCCCGAGGATCTGACCGGACTTTTCCATGTGGAGAAGTGGGAACCGGCCGAGACACTGGAGCCCGACTACAACGTGGCGCCGACCAAGGAGGTCTACGCCGTACTGGAGCGTCCGGTGAAAGACGCGGACGACCAGCGTCCGGTTCGCCAGCTGCGCGCACTGAAATGGGGGCTCGTCCCCTCCTGGGCCAAAACGCCGGAGGGCGGCGCCCGGATGATCAACGCCCGCGCCGAGACCGTGCACGAGAAGCCGTCCTTCCGCCGCCCCTTCGTCTCGCGCCGCTGCATCCTGCCGGCCGACGGCTATTACGAGTGGGTGACCGGCAGCGAGGAGCGGCAGCTTGAGGAGAAGGGGCGCAAGAAGCGGCCGCGCAAGCAGCCGTACTTCGTGACCCCCGCCGACGGCTCTGTCTTCGCGATGGCCGGGCTCTACGAGTTCTGGCGCGACCGCACCCTGCCGGACGACCATCCGCAGGCCTGGTGGGTGACCTGTTCGGTGATCACCACGGAGGCGGAGACGAGCCCGCTCGCCGTCGCCCCGGCCGAGGGCCCCGCCGCGCTCGCCGACATCCACCCCCGGATGCCGCTGATGCTCACCCCGGACCGCTGGGACGACTGGCTGGACCCCTCCCGCACCGACGTGGAGGAGCTGCGGGGCCTGCTCGCGCCCCCGCCCGGCGGCCTGATGCGGGCCTACCCGGTGGCCACCGCCGTCAGCAACGTCCGCAACAACGGCCCCGAGCTGCTGGACGAACTCGCCGCGCCCGAGGTCGGCACGCTGTTCTGA
- a CDS encoding alpha/beta family hydrolase, with protein sequence MNATQKDPRTETVETGAGTARISWLPASDPRLLLALGHGAGGGIEARDLRALAAVLPAHGVSVALVEQPWRVAGKKLAPAPKTLDTGWRGLWPVLAAAGLPVVAGGRSAGARVACRTASGLGARAVLALSFPLHPPGRPEKSRKDELLASGVPTLVVQGGNDPFGRPAEFPPGEYRIAEVPHGDHGFAVPKRSGVTEDQAMEILTSAVTGWLAGIV encoded by the coding sequence GTGAACGCCACCCAGAAGGACCCCCGCACGGAGACGGTCGAGACCGGGGCCGGTACCGCCCGGATCAGCTGGCTGCCCGCGAGCGATCCCCGCCTCCTGCTCGCCCTCGGCCACGGGGCCGGCGGCGGCATCGAGGCCCGGGACCTGCGGGCGCTGGCCGCCGTACTGCCCGCCCACGGAGTGAGCGTCGCTCTGGTGGAGCAGCCCTGGCGGGTCGCCGGGAAGAAGCTCGCGCCCGCCCCGAAGACCCTGGACACCGGCTGGCGCGGACTGTGGCCGGTCCTGGCCGCCGCCGGGCTCCCGGTCGTCGCCGGCGGGCGCAGCGCCGGTGCCCGGGTGGCCTGCCGCACCGCGTCCGGGCTCGGCGCCCGCGCGGTCCTCGCGCTCAGCTTCCCGCTGCATCCCCCGGGCCGGCCGGAGAAGTCCCGCAAGGACGAGTTGCTGGCCTCCGGCGTGCCCACCCTGGTGGTCCAGGGCGGCAACGATCCGTTCGGCAGGCCCGCCGAATTCCCTCCGGGGGAGTACCGGATCGCCGAGGTGCCGCACGGGGACCACGGCTTCGCGGTCCCGAAGCGGTCCGGGGTGACCGAGGATCAGGCGATGGAGATCCTCACTTCCGCGGTGACCGGATGGCTGGCCGGAATCGTGTGA